The following nucleotide sequence is from Pseudarthrobacter psychrotolerans.
GGTCAAGGCAGAAGCTGCCAAGTACCCGCAGATCGCCGGCAAGAGCTTCATCTACGGTTACACCGATCCCGCAGACCTCACCGCCACGGGCTTTTACACCGCCAATGACAACCGTCCGAAGTTCCTGTCCGCCATCGGGATGAAACTGGCCCCGGTCGCCGAGAAGGCTTCCGCCGGTTCCAAGGACTTCTTTGTGCCGTGGTCCGCCGAGAAGGCCAACGAACTTGAGGCCGATATCTTCCTGACCTCGGTTGAGGATGCCGCGACCGCTGCGGCCGTCAAGAGTGACCCCCTGCTGGGCCAGATTCCGGCCATCAAGAACGGCGCGTTCGTTGCAGATGCGGACAAGAGCCTGGTCCTGGCAATCTCCGCCTCCTCGCCGCTGAGCCTGCCGTGGGCCCTGGACACGTTCCTCCCGCAGCTCGCCCGTGCAGCGGACAACGTCACCGCTGCAGTGAAGTAAGCACCGTTCCATGACGGAAAGTACGACGTCGGCACCCGCCGAGCAGCGCGAACTGGCAGATAATGCCCTTAAAGCCGCAAAAACAGGGCATTATCTGCCAGTTCGCGGTGAAGTTCGAAAAGGCGGGAAGGCCAGAACCAGGCAGGCTGCCTGGCTGCTGGCCGCCGTCGTCGTACTTTCTTTGTTGGCCGCAGCTTCCCTGGCCATCGGCGCCCGGGGCCTTTCCCTGGCCACCGTGTGGCAGGCGCTCACCCAGTTCGACCCCGCCAACGGGGACCACGCCGTGGTCCACGCGCGCATCCCCCGCACCGTCCTCGGAATCCTCGTTGGCGGAGCCCTGGGCCTGGCCGGCGCCGCAATGCAGGGCGTTGCCCGCAACCCGCTGGCAGATCCGGGCATCATGGGAGTTAATGCCGGAGCCGCGCTGGCCGTGGTCGCCGGCATCTACCTTTTCGGCGTCACCTCCCTGAGCGGCTACATCTGGTTCGCGTTCATCGGCGCCGGAGCCGCCGCCGTCGTGGTTTACCTCGTCGCGTCCATGGGCAGGGAAGGTGCGACGCCGGTCAAGCTCGCCCTCGCCGGCGCCGCGCTCAGCGCCGGGCTCTATTCCCTGATGAGCGTCATCCTCGTCTCCAGCCAGGACACCCTGGACCGCTTCCGTTTCTGGCAGGTGGGCGGAATCTCCGGCCGCGACTGGGCAGTAGTGCTCCCGGGCCTCCCGTTCCTGGCCGTCGGGGCCCTTATTATTCTTGGCACCGGCCGCATCCTCAACAGCCTCGCGCTGGGTGATGACATCGCCCGCGGCCTCGGCCAGCGTGTGGGCCTGACCCGCGGCGTGACAGCTTTGGGCATCGTGCTCCTGTGCGGCTCCGCGACGGCGTTGGCGGGGCCCATCGGATTTGTTGGCCTGATCATTCCGCACGCGGTCCGCTTCCTCACCGGCCCCGACTACCGCTGGATACTGCCGTTCTCCCTGGTCCTCGCTCCGGCACTGTTGCTGGGCGCGGACATTATCGGCCGCATTGTGCTGCTTCCCGGCGAGGTTCCGGCCGGGATCATGACGGCACTCGTTGGTGCGCCGGTCTTCGTCTGGCTCATCCGCCGCGGAAAGGGGGCCGGACTGTGAACCTCGTCGAAACCAAACCCCCAGTTGACCTATCACTTCCGGTTGCCAAAACCGGTTTTTGGCGACCAAAACTGATAGTGCAAACCGTGCGCCGGAGCATCCTGAACCGGACCGCCGCCCTGGCCCTCGGCGTCGTGGTCATGTTCGCCGTGTACGTGCTGCTGGGCAGCTACACCGTGACTGTCCCGGACTTTTTCAAGATCCTCATCGGGCGCCTGATCGGCGGCGAGAAAATCCCCGGCGCAAGCTTCATCGTCATGGAGAACAAGCTGCCCCGGGCCGTCATCGGCGTGATGATAGGCGCCGCGTTCGGCCTCTCCGGCGGCCTGTTCCAGACCATGCTCCGCAACCCGCTGGCCAGCCCGGATGTGATCGGCATCAGCTACGGAGCGAGCGCGGCCGCGGTCACTGCAATCGTGATCTTCGGCGCCACCGGCCCGGCCGTGTCCGGAGCGGCGCTTGGCGGCGCGCTGGGCATCGCAGCCCTGATCTACGCCATCTCCCGCGGACCGTCACTGAGCTCAGGCGGCGGCAATCGAGGGAATGCCGCGGGCAACCGGCTGATTCTGGCCGGTGTGGGCATCGCCGCCGCCCTGCATGCGGTGGTCAACTTCATGATGACCCGCGCGGACATCCGCACGGCAGCCGACGCACTCGTCTGGCTCAACGGCTCCCTCAACTCCGCCAACTGGGACCGGGCGGGCATGCTTTCACTGGCGCTGCTGGTCCTGGTCCCCGCCGTCATCGCCCTAGCCGGGCCGCTGCGCATCCTGGAACTCGGCGACGACGCCGCGGCCGGGCTGGGCATCCGCGTCGGGTTCACCCGCCTCGCCGTGGTGGTCACCGCCGTCGCACTCGCCGCGGTGGCGACGGCGGCTGCCGGGCCGGTCTCGTTCGTCGCCTTCCTGGCTGGGCCCATCGCCCGGCGCTTCACCCGTAAAGCCAGCCTCCCGGCGTCGGCCCTGGTGGGTGCGCTGATTGTCCTCACCGCCGACTACGTCGCGGCCAACCTCGCCCCCTTGCTGCTGGACGGCACCGTGCTGCCCGTCGGCGTTATCACCGGCGCGCTCGGTGCCCCGTTCCTGCTGTGGCTTCTGGTCACGGCCAACCGAAAGGATGCCTGACATGGCCGTTCTTAGCGCCCAGGACCTCACCCTCAAATACGACCAGCGCTGTGTGGTGGACGGCCTCACGGCGGATATCCCCGAGGGCAAAGTGACCATGATTGTGGGCGCCAACGCCTGCGGTAAATCCACGCTCCTCCGCGGCCTGTCCCGCCTCCTCAAACCGGCAGCCGGTGTAGTCACGCTGGACGGCAAGGACATCCACGCCCGCCCGGCCCGTGAACTGGCGCGCACCCTGGGCCTCCTCCCGCAGCACCCCACCGCGCCGGACGGCATCGCCGTCCGCGACCTCGTGGGCCGCGGGCGGTATCCGCACCAGGGCTTCTTCCGCAGCTGGAGCACGGGTGACTTGTCGCACCATGATCTCGCCGTGCAGCGCGCGCTCGAAGCGACGGAAACGCTGGAACTCGCTGAGCGGAACGTCGATGAACTCTCCGGCGGACAGCGCCAGCGCGTTTGGATCGCCATGGCCCTGGCCCAGGAAACCGACGTGCTCCTGCTGGACGAACCCACCACTTACCTGGACCTGGCGCACCAGGTGGAGGTCCTGGACCTGGTCACGGACCTGAACCGCAAGCGCGGCACCACCGTGGCCATCGTCTTGCACGACCTGAACCTCGCGGCACGCTACGCGGACCATGTCATCGCCATGAAGGGCGGTGAGATCGTGGCCCTGGGTGACCCTATAACCGTTGTCACCGAAAAGATGGTCCGTGATGTCTTCGGCTTAGAGTCCCGGGTGATTCCCGATCCCGTCTCGGGCACGCCCCTGATTATCCCCATCGGCCGCCACCACAGCACCGCAACCGAACTGGAGCTTGTTTCATGAAGACCCGCGACATCGCCGCCACCGAGCCCATGACCCTGGCTTTCGAGGTGACCGTTTCCTCGGTGCAGGCGCTGAGCCCCAACTTCCGCCGGATCACCTTCGGCGGGTACTCGCTGCGGGACTTCGGCGTTAACGGCGACACCCTTGACCTGAGGATCAAACTGATGATCCCTTCCCTGGCAGCGGACGGCACGCAACTGCCTCTGCCGGTTTTCGAAATGGAGCAGGCCGGCTGGTACCGGGAATGGCTTGCCATGGACCCCGCCGTACGCGGCTCCATGCGCACGTACACGGTCCGCCAGTCCCGGCTTGATGCCGTTTACCCGGAAATTGACGTTGACTTCGTGATGCATTTCGACGCCGACGGCCGCGGCGGTCCGGCCGCGAACTGGGCCCTGAACGCCAAGCCGGGCGATGCGATCACCATCATCGGCCCCAACAACCGTGCCGCCCAGTGCTACACCGCCGAGATCTACGGCGGCATCGAGTGGCGGCCCGGAATGGCCCAGCGGATCCTGCTCGCCGGCGACGAAACCGCCATTCCCGCCATCTCCGCCATCCTCGAAAGCCTGCCGTCCTACATGACCGGCCACGCCTTCCTCGAAGTACCGGAGGCAGGCGACTTCCTCGGCCTCAAGACGGACGCCGACATCGGCATCACCTGGCTGGCCCGCGGTGCCGCCATCGGCCGCTCACTCCCGCACGGCGAGTTGCTGCAGCAGGCTGTGCGCGCGGCGGTGCCCGTTCCCGGCTGGGTGGGCATCAAGGCGTCCGACGCCGGCGCGGGCCCGGAGCCCGAAGACGTCAACGTGGACGTGGACATCCTCTGGGAGACTCCTGCGCGGATGGAGACAGCCGCGATCGAGGCCACCAAGAACCCTGCCATGCCGGCCGGCGCCATGCCGTTCTACGCCTGGATCGCCGGCGAGGCCGCCGTTATCAAGGACATGCGACGTTACCTCGTGCGCGACGTCGGGATCGACCGCAAGCAGGTCGCGTTTATGGGGTACTGGCGCCAGGGCAAGGCCGAGCTCTAAAGCCGTTTTCCGTCGTTCGGGGTCGGAGGGCAGACATCCTCGGCGTGCTCGCTCGTTCCTCGCTTAGACGCACGCTGCCGGATTCCTCCCCTCCGACCCCACTTACAAACGCTCTCTCACTTCCCGTGGGTTTTTCTGCAACGCTCTCTCACTTCCTGTCGCTTGGCGTTAACCCTGTCGTTGCCTCTGGTGGCTAGGGTGGTCGCGTGGATATCTCTCCCTTACTGCCTGAGCGGGAAGGGCGGCGTGTCTTTGTTGCCCTGGGGGATTCCTTTACGGAGGGCGTAGGGGACCGGGATGAGCGGCTGCCCAACGGTGTGCGGGGGTGGGCTGACCGGGTGGCGGAGAAGCTGGCCAAGGCTGAACCGGGCTGGGAGTATGCCAATCTTGCGATCCGGAGCAAGCGCCTGCGCCACATCATCAGCGAGCAGTTGGCGCCAGCCCTGGCCATGAAGCCAGCGCTCATCACCCTGTACG
It contains:
- a CDS encoding iron chelate uptake ABC transporter family permease subunit, encoding MTESTTSAPAEQRELADNALKAAKTGHYLPVRGEVRKGGKARTRQAAWLLAAVVVLSLLAAASLAIGARGLSLATVWQALTQFDPANGDHAVVHARIPRTVLGILVGGALGLAGAAMQGVARNPLADPGIMGVNAGAALAVVAGIYLFGVTSLSGYIWFAFIGAGAAAVVVYLVASMGREGATPVKLALAGAALSAGLYSLMSVILVSSQDTLDRFRFWQVGGISGRDWAVVLPGLPFLAVGALIILGTGRILNSLALGDDIARGLGQRVGLTRGVTALGIVLLCGSATALAGPIGFVGLIIPHAVRFLTGPDYRWILPFSLVLAPALLLGADIIGRIVLLPGEVPAGIMTALVGAPVFVWLIRRGKGAGL
- a CDS encoding iron chelate uptake ABC transporter family permease subunit, whose product is MFAVYVLLGSYTVTVPDFFKILIGRLIGGEKIPGASFIVMENKLPRAVIGVMIGAAFGLSGGLFQTMLRNPLASPDVIGISYGASAAAVTAIVIFGATGPAVSGAALGGALGIAALIYAISRGPSLSSGGGNRGNAAGNRLILAGVGIAAALHAVVNFMMTRADIRTAADALVWLNGSLNSANWDRAGMLSLALLVLVPAVIALAGPLRILELGDDAAAGLGIRVGFTRLAVVVTAVALAAVATAAAGPVSFVAFLAGPIARRFTRKASLPASALVGALIVLTADYVAANLAPLLLDGTVLPVGVITGALGAPFLLWLLVTANRKDA
- a CDS encoding ABC transporter ATP-binding protein, whose amino-acid sequence is MAVLSAQDLTLKYDQRCVVDGLTADIPEGKVTMIVGANACGKSTLLRGLSRLLKPAAGVVTLDGKDIHARPARELARTLGLLPQHPTAPDGIAVRDLVGRGRYPHQGFFRSWSTGDLSHHDLAVQRALEATETLELAERNVDELSGGQRQRVWIAMALAQETDVLLLDEPTTYLDLAHQVEVLDLVTDLNRKRGTTVAIVLHDLNLAARYADHVIAMKGGEIVALGDPITVVTEKMVRDVFGLESRVIPDPVSGTPLIIPIGRHHSTATELELVS
- a CDS encoding siderophore-interacting protein, which produces MKTRDIAATEPMTLAFEVTVSSVQALSPNFRRITFGGYSLRDFGVNGDTLDLRIKLMIPSLAADGTQLPLPVFEMEQAGWYREWLAMDPAVRGSMRTYTVRQSRLDAVYPEIDVDFVMHFDADGRGGPAANWALNAKPGDAITIIGPNNRAAQCYTAEIYGGIEWRPGMAQRILLAGDETAIPAISAILESLPSYMTGHAFLEVPEAGDFLGLKTDADIGITWLARGAAIGRSLPHGELLQQAVRAAVPVPGWVGIKASDAGAGPEPEDVNVDVDILWETPARMETAAIEATKNPAMPAGAMPFYAWIAGEAAVIKDMRRYLVRDVGIDRKQVAFMGYWRQGKAEL